A single genomic interval of Gammaproteobacteria bacterium harbors:
- a CDS encoding cell division protein FtsQ/DivIB, with protein MESPSPSPTSSPGALYRLGFRLYRIFQLLVAIAVLVSLGWGWHLIRDPDQFPIKVVKIQADYQHLDHDAIAQQVLPFVDRGFFNLNPRELTRVLQQSPWVADVDIHRVWPDTVIIKITEQQAVAQWGKQALVNAAGKLFTPPANTFPAKLPILNGADNQLTTLLQYYHDMSAILAPLKLTITELDANDRQALNLTLNNGTKIFLGRTDPLPRLQRFVRVYHEIFATDDTPAESVDLRYDNGISVKWKTNNDAKTPATTGIAQ; from the coding sequence ATGGAATCACCCTCACCATCCCCCACTTCCAGCCCTGGAGCGCTTTATCGTTTAGGGTTTCGACTCTATCGTATATTTCAATTACTGGTTGCTATTGCTGTGCTAGTCAGCCTTGGTTGGGGCTGGCATCTGATAAGAGACCCAGATCAATTCCCTATAAAAGTCGTAAAAATCCAAGCGGACTATCAGCATTTAGACCATGATGCAATTGCTCAACAAGTCCTGCCCTTTGTCGATCGAGGTTTCTTCAACCTAAATCCTCGAGAATTGACACGGGTATTACAACAATCCCCTTGGGTAGCCGATGTCGATATTCATCGAGTATGGCCGGACACTGTCATCATTAAAATCACTGAACAGCAAGCCGTTGCACAATGGGGTAAACAAGCATTGGTGAATGCTGCCGGTAAACTTTTCACCCCCCCAGCTAACACTTTCCCTGCGAAATTACCCATATTAAATGGCGCTGACAACCAACTCACGACACTATTACAGTACTACCATGATATGAGCGCCATCCTAGCTCCCTTAAAATTAACGATTACTGAACTAGACGCCAATGACCGCCAGGCGCTCAATCTGACCTTAAATAATGGCACTAAAATTTTCCTTGGCCGCACTGACCCCTTACCGCGTCTGCAACGTTTTGTCAGAGTTTATCACGAGATATTTGCCACAGATGATACACCTGCTGAAAGTGTCGATTTGCGTTATGACAATGGGATTTCGGTTAAATGGAAAACAAATAACGACGCCAAGACACCAGCAACTACTGGCATTGCTCAATAA
- the pyk gene encoding pyruvate kinase, producing MRRTKIVATLGPATDNPAVMERLLKAGTNMVRINFSHGADMAQTRIAAVRECAKKIGVTVGIMGDLQGPKIRISRFQKGKVLLEKGAQFILDASLPVTAGTDVSVGIDYKQLPEDVAPEDTLLLDDGRIVLTVKKIEGPRVICIVKVGGELSNNKGINRLGGGLTAAALTEKDKEDLLVAVAANVDYIAVSFPRDANDIQIARDLLTAAGSDAGIIAKIERAEAVVNIDEIISASDAIMVARGDLAVEIGDAEVPGAQKHMIRRARALDRPVITATQMMESMIHSSVPTRAEVSDVANAVLDQSDAVMLSAETAVGDHPDKVVETMARICIAAEKQPETQVSGHRMELQFKRTDEAIAMATLYTANHLDIKAILTLTESGSTPLMMSRLRTNIPIYALTRNAATLGKMTLYRDVFPILFDSTQSEAEKVTATAIATLKDLGLIATGERIIFTKGDHMGVHGGTNTMKIIQVNEVS from the coding sequence ATTAGAAGAACAAAAATTGTCGCTACTTTAGGCCCTGCTACCGATAACCCTGCTGTAATGGAACGTTTGCTAAAAGCGGGCACCAACATGGTACGTATTAATTTTTCTCATGGCGCAGACATGGCACAAACACGCATTGCTGCCGTACGCGAGTGTGCTAAAAAAATAGGCGTTACCGTGGGCATTATGGGTGACTTGCAAGGTCCCAAAATCCGCATTTCCCGCTTTCAAAAAGGTAAAGTACTATTAGAAAAAGGCGCGCAATTCATTTTAGATGCCAGTCTTCCAGTCACAGCCGGTACAGATGTCAGCGTCGGTATTGATTATAAACAACTACCTGAAGATGTAGCTCCTGAAGATACGCTATTGCTAGATGATGGTCGCATTGTATTGACGGTCAAAAAAATCGAAGGTCCACGGGTGATCTGCATCGTTAAAGTCGGCGGTGAGCTCTCCAACAATAAAGGCATCAACCGTCTGGGGGGTGGTTTAACTGCCGCCGCGCTAACCGAAAAAGATAAAGAAGATTTATTAGTTGCCGTGGCCGCTAATGTCGACTACATTGCAGTGTCTTTTCCCCGCGATGCCAACGATATCCAAATCGCTCGTGATTTACTCACTGCCGCCGGCAGTGATGCCGGCATTATCGCCAAAATTGAACGCGCCGAAGCTGTAGTGAATATTGATGAAATCATTAGCGCATCTGATGCAATTATGGTGGCACGCGGTGATCTCGCCGTTGAAATTGGTGATGCCGAAGTCCCCGGGGCACAAAAGCATATGATACGCCGCGCCCGGGCTTTAGATCGTCCAGTGATTACTGCTACCCAAATGATGGAAAGCATGATTCACAGCTCCGTCCCCACACGCGCTGAAGTCTCTGACGTCGCTAATGCCGTTTTGGATCAATCGGATGCAGTCATGCTCTCTGCTGAAACTGCTGTAGGCGATCATCCTGATAAAGTCGTCGAAACCATGGCGCGGATTTGTATTGCGGCGGAAAAGCAACCTGAAACTCAAGTTTCTGGGCATCGCATGGAATTACAATTCAAACGCACGGACGAAGCCATCGCCATGGCCACACTTTATACCGCTAATCACTTAGATATTAAGGCGATACTGACACTGACCGAATCCGGCTCAACCCCCTTGATGATGTCACGCCTGCGCACCAACATCCCCATTTATGCGTTAACCCGTAACGCGGCGACATTAGGTAAAATGACATTGTATCGTGATGTGTTCCCTATTCTTTTCGATTCTACACAATCTGAAGCGGAAAAAGTCACCGCTACCGCCATTGCAACTTTAAAAGATTTGGGATTAATTGCCACGGGAGAGCGTATTATTTTTACTAAAGGTGACCATATGGGCGTTCACGGCGGCACAAACACCATGAAAATTATTCAAGTTAATGAGGTGTCTTAG
- a CDS encoding phosphoglycerate kinase — protein sequence MSILKLNEVDIENKRVLIREDLNVPMENGEITSDLRILAALPTIEYCLRKNGHVIVMSHLGRPTEGVFEEKYSLAKVAEHLGHLLGQSVRFQRDWLNTEVKVAAGEVLMLENVRFNTGEKNNDPQLAKKIASLCDVFVMDAFATAHRAEASTCGVAEFAPIACAGPLLVKELEALDQALADPKRPLMAIVGGSKVSSKLSVLESLIDKVDQLIVGGGIANTFIAAAGFNVGQSLYEPDLVPEAQRLMQQAQSRNATIPIPSDVIVAKTFAKDALPILRKVADVAQDERILDIGPETTKLYVQHINAAGSIIWNGPVGVFEWDAFAEGTKATALAIAQSHAFSLAGGGDTIAAIEKYDIADKLSYISTGGGAFLEFLEGKKLPAIAALELAAWRWMKEIGG from the coding sequence ATGTCCATCCTTAAACTAAATGAAGTCGATATAGAAAACAAACGCGTCTTGATTCGAGAGGACTTAAATGTCCCCATGGAAAATGGTGAAATCACCAGTGATTTACGCATTCTCGCCGCCCTGCCAACTATCGAATACTGCTTACGTAAAAATGGTCACGTTATAGTCATGTCGCATCTGGGACGTCCAACCGAAGGCGTATTTGAAGAAAAATACTCACTTGCTAAAGTCGCTGAACATTTAGGACATTTATTAGGACAGTCGGTGCGCTTCCAGCGTGATTGGCTGAATACTGAAGTTAAAGTCGCTGCCGGTGAAGTACTCATGTTAGAAAACGTGCGATTTAATACTGGCGAAAAAAATAATGATCCCCAATTAGCCAAGAAAATCGCCTCTTTGTGCGATGTGTTTGTCATGGATGCTTTTGCCACTGCCCACCGCGCTGAAGCCTCAACCTGTGGCGTTGCTGAATTCGCCCCAATTGCCTGTGCCGGTCCACTATTGGTCAAAGAGTTAGAAGCACTCGATCAAGCTTTAGCCGATCCCAAACGCCCATTGATGGCGATCGTTGGCGGCTCTAAAGTTTCTTCTAAACTCTCGGTATTAGAATCTTTAATAGATAAAGTAGACCAGTTAATCGTCGGCGGTGGTATTGCCAATACTTTCATCGCTGCTGCAGGATTTAACGTAGGGCAATCTCTTTATGAACCAGACTTGGTACCGGAAGCACAACGCCTGATGCAACAAGCACAATCCCGCAACGCCACTATTCCTATTCCTTCTGATGTGATCGTTGCAAAAACTTTTGCCAAAGATGCGCTCCCCATTTTAAGAAAAGTTGCGGATGTTGCTCAAGATGAACGTATACTCGATATCGGTCCAGAAACCACCAAGCTTTACGTGCAACATATCAATGCAGCAGGATCTATTATCTGGAATGGCCCCGTTGGTGTATTCGAATGGGATGCATTCGCCGAAGGCACCAAAGCCACCGCTTTAGCGATTGCGCAAAGCCATGCTTTTTCATTAGCAGGCGGTGGAGATACCATTGCTGCTATAGAAAAATATGATATTGCTGATAAATTGTCTTATATTTCCACGGGAGGCGGGGCGTTTCTTGAATTTTTGGAAGGAAAAAAATTACCTGCTATCGCTGCGCTGGAACTTGCTGCTTGGAGATGGATGAAAGAAATTGGGGGGTGA